One segment of Danio aesculapii chromosome 3, fDanAes4.1, whole genome shotgun sequence DNA contains the following:
- the prf1.1 gene encoding perforin-1.1 — protein sequence MWAGLVFYLLLPFVQSCTKGKPKECEEASFAPGSNLAGEGYDVIKMQRKGAFVINTDVWRKKDKSCTLCKNPYMDGALQKLPLSVVDWRTSQKCTVKVSSSLYQSSEDLVSSCASSIENNWGASLGIEAKKTTGSIVLAGTKSKLAEYSMEKTKKDKFNFASQSISCAYYSYRVSSKPVLHPEFRRSVKELPKTYNLQFKPRFYKFINTFGTHYITKVTLGGTVHSVTSIRQCETALQGLSTEEVKACLDLEANLSILGKADMKAESKHCSENQDKTESKTSFSSRFNDRLTEVTGGHTTEPELLFSGGKDPSAYKEWLASLPQNPDVISYSLESLHELIPTKNPVRKHVRQAIHDYILEYSLWRNCTDPCTNGVKTNPNNPCVCTCHNKPGITPDCCPSKRGLSRVQVTVLRAQDLWGDTTTATDGYVKVFDKHNVKVGSTNMILNNNSPNWGQTFDLGDVVLAENDRIKLEVWDEDSKWDDDLLGTCQVAIKVGQNSDLCRLNHGLLYYNTIVTCAPGLAGTYCEKYVGSPMNFHLEKVYVSRNARPVPPEILLSHGVLLDRLYVYHKANYNSTVL from the exons ATGTGGGCCGGATTGGTTTTTTACCTTCTCTTGCCCTTTGTGCAGTCCTGCACTAAAGGTAAACCCAAAGAGTGTGAAGAAGCAAGCTTTGCACCCGGGTCCAACCTGGCCGGAGAAGGATACGACGTGATCAAGATGCAGCGCAAGGGAGCTTTCGTCATCAACACAGACGTCTGGAGGAAAAAGGACAAATCCTGCACCCTCTGCAAGAACCCCTATATGGACGGGGCATTACAAAAGCTTCCTCTGTCAGTGGTGGACTGGAGAACCAGCCAAAAATGCACTGTGAAAGTCTCCAGTTCTCTGTACCAGTCCAGCGAGGACCTGGTGAGCTCCTGCGCCTCCTCTATTGAGAACAACTGGGGTGCAAGTTTGGGGATAGAGGCTAAAAAAACTACAGGCTCAATAGTTTTGGCAGGAACCAAGTCAAAGCTTGCAGAGTACTCGATGGAGAAGACCAAAAAAGACAAGTTCAACTTCGCAAGTCAAAGTATTTCCTGTGCTTATTACAG CTATCGAGTTTCCAGCAAGCCTGTTCTCCATCCTGAGTTCAGACGCTCTGTGAAGGAGCTTCCCAAGACATACAACCTTCAATTCAAGCCGCGTTTCTACAAGTTCATTAACACCTTTGGAACCCATTACATCACAAAG GTAACTCTTGGTGGAACCGTGCACTCAGTGACCAGTATCAGACAGTGTGAAACCGCTCTTCAGGGCTTAAGCACAGAGGAAGTGAAGGCCTGTTTGGATTTGGAGGCAAATCTCAGCATTCTCGGCAAAGCGGACATGAAAGCCGAATCAAAACACTGTAGTGAAAACCAGGATAAAACAGAGAGCAAAACCAGCTTCTCCAGCCGCTTTAATGACAG GCTGACCGAGGTCACCGGAGGTCACACCACTGAGCCCGAGCTCCTTTTTTCAGGTGGGAAAGACCCATCGGCTTATAAAGAATGGCTGGCGTCCCTGCCTCAAAACCCAGATGTGATTTCTTACTCCCTGGAGTCCCTGCATGAGCTGATCCCCACCAAAAACCCAGTGCGCAAACACGTGCGCCAAGCCATCCACGACTACATCCTTGAATATTCCCTTTGGAGGAACTGCACCGACCCCTGCACTAATGGCGTCAAAACCAACCCAAACAATCCATGTGTCTGCACTTGCCACAACAAACCTGGAATCACACCAGACTGCTGCCCGTCCAAACGTGGGCTTTCTCGGGTGCAGGTCACGGTCTTGAGGGCTCAAGATCTTTGGGGTGACACGACCACAGCGACCGATGGCTATGTTAAAGTGTTCGACAAACATAACGTGAAGGTTGGATCCACGAATATGATACTGAATAACAACTCACCCAACTGGGGGCAAACCTTCGATCTGGGTGACGTCGTCCTGGCAGAGAATGACAGGATTAAACTGGAGGTGTGGGATGAAGACAGTAAATGGGATGATGATTTGTTGGGAACCTGTCAAGTAGCCATAAAAGTAGGTCAGAACAGCGATCTCTGCAGGCTGAATCATGGTTTGCTCTATTACAATACAATAGTGACATGCGCCCCAGGTTTGGCTGGCACCTATTGTGAAAAGTATGTGGGTTCCCCCATGAACTTTCACCTGGAGAAGGTTTACGTGTCTCGAAATGCACGACCTGTGCCACCAGAAATACTTTTAAGCCATGGAGTGCTTCTGGACAGACTTTACGTATATCACAAGGCAAATTACAATTCTACAGTTCTGTAG